The Sulfurihydrogenibium azorense Az-Fu1 genome contains the following window.
AAGGACAAAAAGAGGCTTGCAAGCACAAGCCCCAGGGGATGTAGTACAAATAGACGTAAAACACCTGAACATCGCAGGTGCAACATATTACCAATTCACAGCTATAGATAAGTATAGCAGATTTTGTTTTGCACGGGTATATGAAAGTAAAAATTCAAAGAAAACAAAAGAATTTTATATTGAGTTAAATGAGTATTTTGAATTTGAGATAAAGAGGGTACAAACAGATAACGGGAGTGAGTTTTTAGGGGAGTTTAACAAGTATTTAACGGATATAGGAGTGGAGCATTACTTTAGCTATCCAAGGAGTCCAAAGACTAATGGTGTTGTAGAAAGATTGATAAGGACAATAGAAGAGGAGTTATGGTTGATAGAGGGATTAGATTACACATTAGAGGAGATGAATAAGAAGTTAAGGAAGTATGTAAGGAAGTACAATTTTATAAGGCCACATCATTCTTTAGGATACAAAAGACCAGCAGACATTGTTTATGGAGTATGATAAAATTTTTAGGTGAAGGTGTTCACGATGTATAGAACTCATACAGAAACCTTTTGGCAAGAATTAATAGGTTTATCATACGATCCTAAAGATGATGTGTTTGAAGTTGCAGCTGAGAGACACGACCACTTAATACACAAACCAACAGAGATTTACGTTGAGGAAGAAAATGGGGACTTGAAAGCTGTTGAAGTTGTTCAGTGGGATGGTACAAAGAACATAATCTCATTTAAAGTAGAATAAAGTATAAGTAAGAGGGCTGTATGCCCTCTTTTAATCATCAAAAGAATAGTATTGTCTCTTTGCTTTCACAAATAAAAACTCGTCGGTAATGGGATTGTAAGCTGTAAGTTTATTACCTAAAACGCAGCCTGTA
Protein-coding sequences here:
- a CDS encoding DUF5335 family protein — protein: MYRTHTETFWQELIGLSYDPKDDVFEVAAERHDHLIHKPTEIYVEEENGDLKAVEVVQWDGTKNIISFKVE
- a CDS encoding IS481 family transposase, encoding MTTLFPKKLSNKIKDIPLTKEAKKRLKWIQHYQDTKNISKTCRYFGISRTTFYKWFERYKKDGLEGLLDRPKTPKNTRKPTIRNQYREQIIKVRKQNPTWSKEKISAYLQEEKNIKVSPSTVYKVLKEEGLIERTKSIKIQNKRKKSIKKKRTKRGLQAQAPGDVVQIDVKHLNIAGATYYQFTAIDKYSRFCFARVYESKNSKKTKEFYIELNEYFEFEIKRVQTDNGSEFLGEFNKYLTDIGVEHYFSYPRSPKTNGVVERLIRTIEEELWLIEGLDYTLEEMNKKLRKYVRKYNFIRPHHSLGYKRPADIVYGV